The window TTGCGGCTTACAACATCAAAGGATTAAGATCGCTCGCCGCCTTTGTACCGGGCGGCAAACCCTGCAACCAGCGGTTTCTGTCGTCTTCCTGGTGTTTGTTGATTGGCTTTGTTACGGTAGCGCCGTCAGCAAAATAAATGATAGTCATTACCTCTCTTGTAACATTAGATTCATTACCTGGAGCTGCATGCAATGTCCATCCATAGTGCCATGTTGCATCGCCGGCATTCATTGTGGTCTCCCTGGTTACTGAATATCCTTTCCGGCTAATATATTCATTCAGTTCCACTTCAGACTCATCCGAAATGGCGACATCTTTAACAGAGCCTTCTGCATGTGATCCTGAAGCAAAAGTGAGCATGCCCATATTCTCGGTAATGTCAATTAAAGGCATCCACATGGTTATAGTATTGGTGGTACTCAGTGGCCAATAGTATTGATCCTGGTGCCAGGGGGTAAAACCTCCACCTGACTCTTTATACAGGGCCTGGTCGTGATAAATACGGACATTGTCTACACCTAAAAGATCGGCGGCAATTTTTGCGAAGCGTTTAGCCAGTGTAAAGTTCTTAACCGCTTTGTCTGATTCCCAAAGGTTCATTATCTGCAAAAATGCTTTTCCGTAAGTATCCCGTTCTTCCAGCTTCCTTGTTTCTGTATTGTATTTATACGCAGCTTCATTAATTACTTCTCTGAAAGCGACAACCTCGCCAGCATTCAAAATTCCTTTTGTAAGGGTGTGCCCGTTTTTTCTGAATGCATTGATCTGTGCTTCGTTCAGAGAGATTGGATCGTTTAACGATGGTAAAATAACTTGGTTCATATATCTGTTTTTAAATACAAACTAACAGCATCTGTAACATGGAAAAAACGAAAATATTGGCTGGCTTATGGATTATTTTGTCATTTGTGTTATTTGTTATAACTTCAAGGGTTAATATTGTCAATAAATGAAGCCGGCATTTGAAGCAGTCAAGACCTCAGAACACATTTCCTTTATTGTGAAGAAGTTTACTGAAAGATATTTCTCAGCGCCTTATCACTATCACCCCGAATATGAGCTAACCCTCATTGTAAAAGGTTCGGGCAAACGGTATGTGGGGACAAACATGCAAGACTATTTTGCTGGCGATCTGGTTATGCTAGGTGCTAACCTTCCACACTATTGGAAAACCGCTGAAGATGCAACAGAGGATTCGGTTTCAATAGTAGTGCATTTCCGCGAAGACTTTCTGGGCGATCATTTCTTCAACATACCGGAGATGAAAAAGATAACACAGCTGTTAAAGGACAGCAGTAACGGTATACACTTTACCGGAGACACTATCGCTGCCCGGCAAATGATGAATGCTCTTTTACTGGAAAACAATAGTTTCAAAAAACTCATAATACTGCTTGACCTGTTGCATCTGCTAGCTACAGCAACCAGGTATTCTATATTGCAAAAACAAAATGAGTTTGCACTGCTATCATTTTCTGGCATAGAGCGCATTCACCAGGTATTTGCTTATATCGTCGACAATTTTCAACATGAGGTTTCACTGGAGGCCGCGGCAAGCATTGCCAATATGTCTACACATGCTTTTTGCAAGTATTTTAAACGGATCACCCGTAAAACCTTTGTTGGGGTTGTTAATGATTACAGGGTCGATTTTGCCGTGCGTGAATTAATCAACACTGACAAATCAATTTCTGAAATCTGTTACGATAGTGGCTTTAACGATATATCCAATTTCCATAAAACGTTTCGTTCAAAAATGGATATTAGTCCCCTGCAGTACCGAAACAATTTTAACAAGCAAACGGCTTAACTTTGTTTATAAAATCCATTGCCTGAAAAGAGGCAAAGAGAAACAAGTGAACTACCCAACCCCAGCATAGCTGATTGGTGTGGCTTCGGAGGTCATAGACTTACTCAGTGGCAACGCCTTACTCCGTTTTTGGTTAATGTCCGAGTTAGTATCTAAACCAGGCAATATTTTTAAACCTTGTATTTTAATGTTTATGCTTGCATTAAAATCTCTATTGGGGACTGTATTACAGCTTTGAAAAGTTCATTCTCTATCTTTTAGAGGTAGGTCTTGGTTCAAATGATTATAGTTTGAACAGGTCTTGCTGCTTGGAAAGAAGCGCTCTATTTTAACAACCGTTTTGTTATTCCAAGTAGCTTTATACTCAAGCATGTCAATATTTTTTGTTTTTATATCAATCCCCAATCCAAAGATATTATCGAAGTTGATTACAGTTATTTCAAAAGAACTGTTTTTTGTAAATTGACTTTACTAATTTTCCATCTATCAAAGAGCATTTTTTAAAATAAAATCTATCATCCGCAGCCAAATTGTTGTTTTTTTTAGGTGTTTTGGCTGTGGATATTTTTTTATCGTCAGCCAAAACTATATATTTGAGATGTGTTTTGGCTGCGGATAAAATTGTTTTTCATCGTTGATCATTAAAAGAAATAAAATGGAATTGCTCATTGGAAGAATAGCTGAGAAAAAAATATTGTCAGAGACACTTGCCTCGCCTTCATCAGAACTCTTAGCGGTTTTTGGCAGGAGAAGGGTCGGAAAAACTTTTTTGATCCATTCAGTCTTTCAGAAGCAGCTTATTTTTGAACTTTCGGGAGTTCATGATGCGAATGCTGCTGAGCAACTGCTCAATTTCAGCAAGGCCATCGCAGATGCCTTAGGCTCCCAATTAACTCCTGCAGCCCCTAAGAACTGGACAGAAGCCTTCTGGCAACTCAGGGAATTTGCAACCCCTATAATTAAAAAAAGAAAAGCTGTAATTTTCTTTGATGAGTTCCCTTGGTTAAGTTCACATAAATCAGGCTTTCTTTCTGCATTTGAATATTTTTGGAACCAATGGGCCTCACAGCAGCCAAATCTGATTGTGGTTATCTGTGGATCTGCTGCCACTTGGATGATCAAAAAAGTTGTCAACAGCAAAGGAGGCCTGCATAATCGCCTAACGCGTAAAATTCGCCTATTACCTTTCACATTGCAAGAGACAGAACAGTATCTAAAAAGCAAAAATGTCCATATTGACCGCTACCAAATGCTAACCATTTTTATGGCAATGGGCGGTGTGCCACATTATCTAAAAGAGCTCAAAAAAGGGGAAAGTGCTACCCAGGCCATTGATAGGCTCTGCTTCACTAAAGATGGTCTGCTTTCAACAGAATTCGCAAACCTATACCGCTCGCTGTTCGAAAACGCAGACAGGCATATTTCCGTAGTGAGAGCGCTCGCGGATAAACCGTCGGGATTGACAAGAAACGAAATTATAGCGGCATGTAACCTAAAGAGTGGAGGAACTACGAGTATTTTACTTGAGGAGCTTGTGGAGTCAGGCTTCATTACACCGCACCTGCCTTTCCAGAAGAATGCCAGTCAGAGCATTTACAAACTCAGCGACGAATACAGCCTTTTCTATCTTAAATTTATCGAACATTCCCGTGCCACTGGTGCAGGGACATGGCTAAAAAAATCATCGACGCCTTCTTGGAGGAGTTGGAGTGGTTATGCCTTTGAAGGGATCTGCATGAAGCATACCGATAATATTAAGCAGGCACTGGGTATTTCCGGAGTGTTCACTGAAGCATCAGCTTGGCGGCATATTCCAAAAGATGGAAACGGTGCACAAGTTGATCTGTTGCTAGACAGACAGGATAATGTGATAAGCATCTGTGAAATGAAGTTTTCAAATACTGAGTTCGCAATAGATAAAACCTATGCTGCCGAGTTACGGTACAAGCTTGATATATTCCGTCGGGAGAGCAAAACTAAAAAATCACTGTTCCTAGCCATGGTTACAACCTATGGCATTAAAAACAACATGTATTCTATTGGCCTGGTACAGAACGAAGTTACCATGGATGATTTGTTTTTACCTTAGCATAATATATCATAAGATAATAAGCCCTAATATTGAAAGTGCTAAAATGTCATGGTCACAGAAAGCAATGAATTGGATGTCTCATCTTTTACCATTTTAATTTTTTATGAATAAAGTTCTTAAAGTTTTGTTCTTTATTTTAGTAGTAATGATTTTTTTTGCTTCAATTATTTTTTTTGTAGAGAAAAGTAGCAATAATAAAATGAAGAAAGACAACGCTGTTTTAGAAAAGAATTTCAAACAGATTCAGTTTAAGGGAAAGGTAATTAAATCTACTATTATAAATCGGTTTGGTAAACAATACTATATCATTTGCATTAAACTCGAATATTCAAATATTAAGGATTTCTATCTTTTCAAGGAGGCCCATGGCCTTATAATAAAAAATGGTATCGCCACGATGTCTGGGGGAATCTTTATGGAAGATAAAATAGTAGATCGTGTAGAAGTAAATATTAATAACAGCAATAAAGAAAAGTTTTTCTATAAGAATGGAGAAATTGATGAATTCGAACTGTCATTTGGTGCCGGTGCAATTAAAGAAAGTGACATGAATGTCTGTAATTAGTGCAATTACTAACCTTATTGTTTTGTTAAGACCTCAAGGATAGTCATTTCAAAGCCTGCATAGTTGTTTGCAGGCTTTTTTTAATAGCATGGCAAGATTGGAATTGCAATAGAGAAGTGGGGGCATTTTATCAGTTTTGGTTTTATTTTCATCATTCACCTTTCAACCTGAGCCGGAGTAAGGTAGCCAAGTTGTGTATTTCAACGAAACTTTCCAGTATCCCAATAACCTGGCGATCGATGCTTCGGGGAGGGGCTCAATTGCGTGTAGCAATCTAATTTTAATTCTATTGGCCTTGTCCAGAACGAAGTTACAATGGATGATTTGTTTTCACTTTAGGTTGTCATCACTATTCAATTGAGATTGCGCAATCTTGTGATTTCAGGACGGTACACTATTCTTTTAATCCGGCTTATTGTCCCCTGAAAAAGGGAAATAGATATTTTTAACCCCTATTTCAGACAATTTTACCCCTCCAATAGAATTGTTTCATTATAGATTTGTATTGGGGAATGCCCTGGGTAAATGGATGTTGTTATGCTCGATATATTTGACAATTGGTAGAACATTGCCCCATCGAAAACTTTAAAGAAATAATTTGGGCAAAAAAAACATCGGTAATAGTCAATATTTGATCATTTTTTAACGAAGCATTTTTTGATTTTTAGAAGAAAAATTAATAGAAGTTTGATGTTGGCTTAGTCAGATGGTTTTAGACGCTGCTTTTAAAGCAAATTAATGGTTTAATAAATATTTAATGCAATTAAAATTTCCTTTTAACACTTTGACAAAAATATTTGCGCTTAAGTTCAGGCATTGGTTTGCTTTGTGCTTTTCACCCTTACGTTTTTTTCCTTGGCCCAGTTACCGGCACTTCTTTTTAGTTTGCCAGGCAACTGGGCTAAGTTTTGTAGCGCGTAATCCCGGATAAATTCTTTAGGTTTTGTAAAGTCCCCTTACACCGAAAGATTATTATTGCCGCTATACAGGAAGGTTACCTTTCTCTGGCCGTGGCAACCTTTCCGCTTAGCACAATATTTTTTGTTACACCAATTATATCACTTTATGACCAATATTCCGGATAATGGCAAATGGGGATCTTATAACGGTAGATCCCCGCTTGTTTCCTTTTGCAATAAGTACCATTTATTAACAGGGGTAATGGAAGCACTTATCAATGCCCAGACTTTTCCTGTCCACTACCGCAAACATAGCTTTATAGTCACCCCAAATGACACGAATCGCTACATTTACCTGATAATGAAAGGTGTTGTAAGGGGATTTTACAAAGATTCAGGGTTTGAGATTACTACCTGGATTTGTCACGAGAATGAGATAGTGGGGGCTATAAATAACCCATGGAAAGATGAGCCTTCACATGGCTATATTCAGGCTTTAGAGGATGTAGAACTCATTGCAGTCCCCCGTGAATTAATTACCATGCTTTATGGGAATTTTTCGGAGGCTGATATCATAGGTAGAAAGATGATGGAACTTTATTATCGGGTAGCATATGATAGGGCATTAATTTGTCAAGTTCGCTCGGCCACTGGACGCTATCGGTATTTACTTAAAGTATTCCCCTGGATGATAGGCCGGGTGCCCTTAATCTTTATTGCTTCATTTCTAGGCTTAAGATTAGAAACATTAAGTAGGACCCGGGCAAGCGAAATCAGAAAAAAAACAATTGACCATGGTCTTAACCTTTAACCCACCATAAGGATTTGATGAATAGTGTGGTAACTATTTTTTGTGTCAATGTTTTAAGGTGATGTTGGCAAAAGAACTTTCCATCAACAGAAATCCAATCCTTTTCCTTGATTAAAAACAGGGGGTATGTTAACAAACTAAAACTCTAAAAAATTGGCGGATGAAATTTAAAGAAAAATTTCATTTTGCAGATGGGTTGTTAAGCCATTGTTTAAAACAAACGGTACAAAATTGTAGAACATAAATAATGAAGATAATAAAGCTTGTTTTTTTGTTAATCCTGTTTTTCCAAAGTGGCTGGTCACAAAATATTTGGACTAAGCCACCAGCGCACACTCCTAATAATGTTTCAATAGATGCCCCATTAATGGGAAATGGTGATGTTACCATGAGTGTAGGCTTTAAAAGAGATCGTCTACGTTATTATTTATCTAAGAATGATTTTTGGCGGTTGCGATCAAAAGCTGATGGGCTGTCAGGCCCCAGGGTGGTAGGTTTTGTCGATATAGCCATTAATGGCTTTAATGAGGATAGTTTTTCTGCTGAACAATCACTTAGCAATGGTGTCACCACCTGTCTGCTACAAAAACAAGGGCAAAGTGTAACTGCAAGATCATGGGTGTCGGCAACAGAAAATCTTATTTTTTTGGAGTTAAGCGCTTCAGGTAAAGCGGCAAAGGTTTCCATTGGTTTAAATGCTCCGGAACATGAGCATGCAAAATTAAAAAGCGGAAAAATAAAAGATGTTTTTTGGTTTACCCGTGCCTTTACCGATAGTGTGGACATTCCGACAGAAGTGGCTGTAGCTTTAAAAAATATTAGCGCTAATGACAGCAGCATTCTACTACAACCAGGTAAGAAAATAACTATTGGAATTGCTGTTGAAAGTAAGTTCAAAAAAGCAAACCCTTTGGAAGATGTGTTGGACCGAATAAAAAAACTTGATAAAAAATCAGCTGCAGCGTTATTGAAAAAACACAATGCGTGGTGGAAAACGTATTGGGACCAATCGAATATAGCTGTTGACGACCCAGTATTGATGAAAGCTTATCATCAGGGACTTTATACGATGGCGGCTTGCAGTCGCGATCCAAAATTCCCTCCCGGAATATTTGGTTGGACCACGACAGATAAACCTGCCTGGAACGGGGATTATCATTTAAACTATAATTTTCAGGCACCTTTTTACGGGCTCTATGCAGCTAACCGAATCGCGCAGGGGGAGCCTCATGATGCCCCTCTTATTGATTTCCTGTCTAGGGAGAATGGTATGCAAAAAATGTTAAAGGAATAAGGGGGATTTTGTATCCGGTGGGTATTGGTCCCTTGGGTATTGAAGTAACCCGTGATTTTGCCGTTGGTGGTTACCAGAAGAAAAGGGATATTGAAAAGGGGGGACTATTTTACGGTCAACGTTCTAATGCAGCATACGGGTTGTTAAATATGGCCCAACAATGGCGTTGCACTTATGATGAAAAGTATGGTAAAAAGATCTATCCCTATGCACTTGCCGTGGTCGAATTCTGGGAGGATTACCTGAAATATGAAGATGGCAGGTACGTCATTTACGACGATGCCATTCATGAGGGATCGGGAGGGAATGAAAATCCTATCTTATCACTTGGTTTGGTTAGAAATGCCTTTGATCTGATCATTGATCTAAGTGCTACATTGAAGCTTGATGAAAGTAGGAAGGGAAAATGGGCAGATATTCTAAATAAATTGAGTGAATTTCCGATTCAGATAAGAAATGGCAGAAAAGTATTTAGGTACACGGAGAAAGGCGTAGATTGGTGGCCTGATAATGGACTGGGAATACAACATATTTATCCCTCAAATTCAATTAACCTGGATAGCAAAGCAGATTTGTTGGCCGTTTCCCGCA is drawn from Pedobacter sp. HDW13 and contains these coding sequences:
- a CDS encoding phytanoyl-CoA dioxygenase family protein, producing the protein MNQVILPSLNDPISLNEAQINAFRKNGHTLTKGILNAGEVVAFREVINEAAYKYNTETRKLEERDTYGKAFLQIMNLWESDKAVKNFTLAKRFAKIAADLLGVDNVRIYHDQALYKESGGGFTPWHQDQYYWPLSTTNTITMWMPLIDITENMGMLTFASGSHAEGSVKDVAISDESEVELNEYISRKGYSVTRETTMNAGDATWHYGWTLHAAPGNESNVTREVMTIIYFADGATVTKPINKHQEDDRNRWLQGLPPGTKAASDLNPLML
- a CDS encoding AraC family transcriptional regulator — protein: MKPAFEAVKTSEHISFIVKKFTERYFSAPYHYHPEYELTLIVKGSGKRYVGTNMQDYFAGDLVMLGANLPHYWKTAEDATEDSVSIVVHFREDFLGDHFFNIPEMKKITQLLKDSSNGIHFTGDTIAARQMMNALLLENNSFKKLIILLDLLHLLATATRYSILQKQNEFALLSFSGIERIHQVFAYIVDNFQHEVSLEAAASIANMSTHAFCKYFKRITRKTFVGVVNDYRVDFAVRELINTDKSISEICYDSGFNDISNFHKTFRSKMDISPLQYRNNFNKQTA
- a CDS encoding zinc ribbon domain-containing protein, producing MLEYKATWNNKTVVKIERFFPSSKTCSNYNHLNQDLPLKDRE
- a CDS encoding ATP-binding protein, whose protein sequence is MELLIGRIAEKKILSETLASPSSELLAVFGRRRVGKTFLIHSVFQKQLIFELSGVHDANAAEQLLNFSKAIADALGSQLTPAAPKNWTEAFWQLREFATPIIKKRKAVIFFDEFPWLSSHKSGFLSAFEYFWNQWASQQPNLIVVICGSAATWMIKKVVNSKGGLHNRLTRKIRLLPFTLQETEQYLKSKNVHIDRYQMLTIFMAMGGVPHYLKELKKGESATQAIDRLCFTKDGLLSTEFANLYRSLFENADRHISVVRALADKPSGLTRNEIIAACNLKSGGTTSILLEELVESGFITPHLPFQKNASQSIYKLSDEYSLFYLKFIEHSRATGAGTWLKKSSTPSWRSWSGYAFEGICMKHTDNIKQALGISGVFTEASAWRHIPKDGNGAQVDLLLDRQDNVISICEMKFSNTEFAIDKTYAAELRYKLDIFRRESKTKKSLFLAMVTTYGIKNNMYSIGLVQNEVTMDDLFLP
- a CDS encoding Crp/Fnr family transcriptional regulator, which gives rise to MEALINAQTFPVHYRKHSFIVTPNDTNRYIYLIMKGVVRGFYKDSGFEITTWICHENEIVGAINNPWKDEPSHGYIQALEDVELIAVPRELITMLYGNFSEADIIGRKMMELYYRVAYDRALICQVRSATGRYRYLLKVFPWMIGRVPLIFIASFLGLRLETLSRTRASEIRKKTIDHGLNL